In the genome of Streptomyces flavofungini, the window GAGCTGGACGGAGCGTCTGCGGCTGACGGTCTGCCTGCCCTGGCCGCCCGCGTCGCCGACATTGTGACCAGCCTCCACACCTTCCTCGGGTGACCCCCGCGAGGCCCGCCCCCGGGCGGGGCGGGCCTCGCTCGACTGAACTGCGCCCTGGCGGGGACGGGCCGCCCCGGCGCCTGCCGTCCTCTGGCGCCGGCGCTCCGCCTGGCCATGCCCGGCATCCGGGCCAGTGCATTGCGCTTGGCCGACACGCCCCGCCTCTTGAGCCGGATCAGCAGCCGGAAGTCCGCTCCGGCCAGCAGAAACGCGCAAGAAAAAGTTCCACCCCATCCACCATGTGTGATGCAAAGAATGTATAGTTGTCTTGTTGGTTGGTCCTGTGGCAAGGCCCCAACACCGAAGACCCACACTCCACTTCAGGAGACACCCATGTTCACGACGGCTACCGCAACCGAAGACCAGAGCTACGCCCTACTCATCCAGCCCACCGGCGCCTTCCGCCTGATGACCTGGTCTTCCGCCACCACCCCGCGCCACGTACTGCGCTGCGAAACCGCCCGGCCGGTCGACCTCACCACCACCCTCACCCTCTGGGTCGACGAAGACGCCGCCACCCTCGGCGAGAAGGCCAACCGCGCCGCCCACGGCCTCATCACCCTCTACCGACCGACCCCGCCGCCGTACTTCGGCGATGTCGCCGTCACCGGCACCCCCGACGCCTCCGGCAACGCCCCCGGGCTCAGCGAAACCCAGGCGCTCGCACTGATCAGCATGTACCTCGAGACCGCCCCGACCAGCCTCATGCCGCACCCCCGCCGCTCCTGACCCAGCCCACGCAACTGGCTCCCGGACCTTTCCGGGAGCCAGCGCCCCCAGCCACCGAGAGGAGCCCCCGTGCACCGCACCTCCTGCCAGACCTTCACCGTCATGGGCCTGCGGCTGGACGTCGACCTGGGCGACATCTTCATCGCCGGAGTCGTACCCGGCCCGATCGCCGACGAGGTCATCATCCTCAGCACCAGCGAAGAGGAACTCACCCGGTGGGCCATGGACGTCGACGCCCCCGACGCGGACACCGCCGCGCGACTCGCGCGCCAGCACTGCCGCACCGAGGCCGACACCGGGGAGCAGGAATGTTCGTGGTGACCGTCGACACCCGACTCGGCGCCGTCGTCGTCGCCCCGGAGTGCACCGATGACCTCGACGACCTGACCTGCACCGTCATCACGGGCGCCGAGTTCACCTGGCGGCCCGACCTCGAAGCCTTCACCCACCCCGGCGAGGACCGGCAGGCGGCGGCCGACATCTCCCTGCGGCTCGTCGTACTCGGACACGACGTCCTCGCCGCCTGACCAGACCAGCAAGCGCAAGCCGCCCGGTGGCGGGGGAGTGGCAACCCCGCCACCGGGACCGACCGAAGACACACACGGAAGGCCCCACGATGTCCAACCCCCTGATCCCCGGCGCGGCCCACGACGACGGCACCAGCCCCGACGCCAAGCGCTGGACCCCCGACCAGGAGCAGCACACCCGTGCCGATGACCTCACCGACCTGTTCGGCCCCGTCATCCACACCTACACCCGCGCCCAGGGCATCGCCGACG includes:
- a CDS encoding DUF3846 domain-containing protein; this translates as MFTTATATEDQSYALLIQPTGAFRLMTWSSATTPRHVLRCETARPVDLTTTLTLWVDEDAATLGEKANRAAHGLITLYRPTPPPYFGDVAVTGTPDASGNAPGLSETQALALISMYLETAPTSLMPHPRRS